A single region of the Sorghum bicolor cultivar BTx623 chromosome 7, Sorghum_bicolor_NCBIv3, whole genome shotgun sequence genome encodes:
- the LOC8085148 gene encoding protein DETOXIFICATION 16 isoform X1: MAHEAGAALLETRPPSAAEGSSHWCWCWCWCWQGLAGAEAKRLARLAGPMVASCFLQNAVNVVSLMFVGHLGELHLAGASLAISVTSATGLNIITGMAFALDTLCGQAFGARQYHLLGVYKQRAMLVIGLACVPFALVWANAGRILVFLRQDPAVAAEAGAYARWLIPSIALYVPLQCHVRFLQTQSLVLPVMASSGATALCHLAVCWALVHRAGMGSKGAALSNAVSYGLNLAILALYVRLSSACGRTWNGFSVEGFKELRQFANLAVPSAFMICVEFWAFEIIVLLSGLLPNPQLETSVLSICLNTSILLFMVPLGLSYSVSTRVSNELGAGQPQAAKLAMRVVMCLALSSGFLLTMAMILLRSVWGHMYSNEKEVVAYIAKMMPVLAISFFIDGIHGSLSGGQPDIIYIHTECMSNFIWGIRITILCISTPFSGVLTGCGKQKIGAITNLGAFYLAGIPMAVLLAFVFHMNGMGLWLGMVVCGSLTKVLLFASVAWFIDWNKEAVKAKDRVFSSSLPVT; the protein is encoded by the exons ATGGCCCACGAGGCAGGCGCGGCGCTCCTCGAGACGCGGCCGCCCTCGGCGGCGGAAGGCTCATCACattggtgctggtgctggtgctggtgctggcaGGGCCTCGCCGGGGCCGAGGCGAAGCGGCTGGCGCGCCTCGCCGGGCCGATGGTCGCCAGCTGCTTCCTGCAGAACGCCGTCAACGTGGTGTCCCTCATGTTCGTCGGCCACCTCGGCGAGCTTCATCTCGCCGGGGCCTCCCTCGCCATCTCCGTCACCAGCGCCACCGGCTTGAACATCATc ACCGGCATGGCGTTTGCGCTGGACACGCTGTGCGGCCAGGCGTTCGGCGCGCGGCAGTACCACCTCCTGGGCGTGTACAAGCAGCGCGCGATGCTGGTGATCGGGCTGGCCTGCGTCCCCTTCGCGCTCGTCTGGGCGAACGCCGGCCGGATCCTCGTGTTCCTCCGCCAGGACCCCGCCGTCGCGGCGGAGGCCGGCGCCTACGCGCGGTGGCTCATCCCGTCGATCGCGCTGTACGTGCCGCTGCAGTGCCACGTGCGGTTCCTGCAGACGCAGAGCCTCGTCCTGCCCGTCATGGCGAGCTCGGGCGCCACGGCGCTCTGCCACCTCGCCGTGTGCTGGGCGCTGGTGCACAGGGCCGGCATGGGGAGCAAGGGCGCCGCGCTGAGCAACGCCGTCTCCTATGGCCTCAACCTGGCGATCCTGGCCCTGTACGTCAGGCTGTCGAGCGCCTGCGGGCGGACATGGAACGGCTTCTCCGTGGAGGGGTTTAAGGAGCTGCGTCAGTTCGCCAATCTTGCCGTGCCGTCTGCGTTTATGATATG CGTGGAGTTTTGGGCTTTTGAAATCATTGTCCTGCTGTCTGGTCTCCTGCCGAATCCTCAGCTGGAGACTTCAGTGCTGTCAATTTG CCTTAACACTTCGATTCTGCTGTTCATGGTACCACTGGGTCTCAGTTATTCTGTTAG CACCCGTGTTTCGAACGAACTTGGTGCCGGGCAGCCTCAGGCTGCAAAGTTGGCTATGAGGGTAGTCATGTGCTTGGCATTATCTTCAGGATTCCTTCTGACCATGGCCATGATCCTGCTACGCAGTGTTTGGGGACACATGTATAGCAACGAGAAGGAAGTTGTGGCATACATTGCTAAAATGATGCCGGTTCTTGCAATATCTTTCTTCATAGATGGCATTCATGGCTCTCTCTCAGGTGGACAACCAGAtattatatacatacatactgaATGCATGAGTAATTTCATTTGGGGAATCAGAATAACAATCTTGTGTATTTCAACACCATTTTCAGGTGTGCTCACAGGCTGTGGCAAGCAAAAAATCGGTGCAATCACTAATCTGGGCGCATTCTACTTGGCAGGCATCCCCATGGCCGTGCTGCTTGCCTTTGTCTTCCATATGAATGGAATG
- the LOC8085148 gene encoding protein DETOXIFICATION 16 isoform X2, with product MAHEAGAALLETRPPSAAEGSSHWCWCWCWCWQGLAGAEAKRLARLAGPMVASCFLQNAVNVVSLMFVGHLGELHLAGASLAISVTSATGLNIITGMAFALDTLCGQAFGARQYHLLGVYKQRAMLVIGLACVPFALVWANAGRILVFLRQDPAVAAEAGAYARWLIPSIALYVPLQCHVRFLQTQSLVLPVMASSGATALCHLAVCWALVHRAGMGSKGAALSNAVSYGLNLAILALYVRLSSACGRTWNGFSVEGFKELRQFANLAVPSAFMICVEFWAFEIIVLLSGLLPNPQLETSVLSICLNTSILLFMVPLGLSYSVSTRVSNELGAGQPQAAKLAMRVVMCLALSSGFLLTMAMILLRSVWGHMYSNEKEVVAYIAKMMPVLAISFFIDGIHGSLSGVLTGCGKQKIGAITNLGAFYLAGIPMAVLLAFVFHMNGMGLWLGMVVCGSLTKVLLFASVAWFIDWNKEAVKAKDRVFSSSLPVT from the exons ATGGCCCACGAGGCAGGCGCGGCGCTCCTCGAGACGCGGCCGCCCTCGGCGGCGGAAGGCTCATCACattggtgctggtgctggtgctggtgctggcaGGGCCTCGCCGGGGCCGAGGCGAAGCGGCTGGCGCGCCTCGCCGGGCCGATGGTCGCCAGCTGCTTCCTGCAGAACGCCGTCAACGTGGTGTCCCTCATGTTCGTCGGCCACCTCGGCGAGCTTCATCTCGCCGGGGCCTCCCTCGCCATCTCCGTCACCAGCGCCACCGGCTTGAACATCATc ACCGGCATGGCGTTTGCGCTGGACACGCTGTGCGGCCAGGCGTTCGGCGCGCGGCAGTACCACCTCCTGGGCGTGTACAAGCAGCGCGCGATGCTGGTGATCGGGCTGGCCTGCGTCCCCTTCGCGCTCGTCTGGGCGAACGCCGGCCGGATCCTCGTGTTCCTCCGCCAGGACCCCGCCGTCGCGGCGGAGGCCGGCGCCTACGCGCGGTGGCTCATCCCGTCGATCGCGCTGTACGTGCCGCTGCAGTGCCACGTGCGGTTCCTGCAGACGCAGAGCCTCGTCCTGCCCGTCATGGCGAGCTCGGGCGCCACGGCGCTCTGCCACCTCGCCGTGTGCTGGGCGCTGGTGCACAGGGCCGGCATGGGGAGCAAGGGCGCCGCGCTGAGCAACGCCGTCTCCTATGGCCTCAACCTGGCGATCCTGGCCCTGTACGTCAGGCTGTCGAGCGCCTGCGGGCGGACATGGAACGGCTTCTCCGTGGAGGGGTTTAAGGAGCTGCGTCAGTTCGCCAATCTTGCCGTGCCGTCTGCGTTTATGATATG CGTGGAGTTTTGGGCTTTTGAAATCATTGTCCTGCTGTCTGGTCTCCTGCCGAATCCTCAGCTGGAGACTTCAGTGCTGTCAATTTG CCTTAACACTTCGATTCTGCTGTTCATGGTACCACTGGGTCTCAGTTATTCTGTTAG CACCCGTGTTTCGAACGAACTTGGTGCCGGGCAGCCTCAGGCTGCAAAGTTGGCTATGAGGGTAGTCATGTGCTTGGCATTATCTTCAGGATTCCTTCTGACCATGGCCATGATCCTGCTACGCAGTGTTTGGGGACACATGTATAGCAACGAGAAGGAAGTTGTGGCATACATTGCTAAAATGATGCCGGTTCTTGCAATATCTTTCTTCATAGATGGCATTCATGGCTCTCTCTCAG GTGTGCTCACAGGCTGTGGCAAGCAAAAAATCGGTGCAATCACTAATCTGGGCGCATTCTACTTGGCAGGCATCCCCATGGCCGTGCTGCTTGCCTTTGTCTTCCATATGAATGGAATG
- the LOC8085149 gene encoding cysteine-rich and transmembrane domain-containing protein A isoform X3 — protein sequence MSYQAGYPPPAATAYPPPGQQQAYVAPPPAYPPTQDGGAYAYGQQQQQTTTTSRGGDDGFWKGCCAAICCCCVLDMCF from the exons ATGAGCTACCAAGCAGGCtacccgccgccggccgccaccGCGTACCCACCGCCAGGCCAGCAGCAGGCCTACGTCGCGCCACCGCCGGCGTACCCGCCGACCCAGGACGGCGGCGCGTACGCCTatggccagcagcagcagcagaccaccaccaccagccgcggcggcgacgacggttTCTGGAAAGGATG CTGCGCCGccatctgctgctgctgcgtccTCGACATGTGCTTCtga